From the Gymnogyps californianus isolate 813 chromosome 24, ASM1813914v2, whole genome shotgun sequence genome, one window contains:
- the ACSBG2 gene encoding long-chain-fatty-acid--CoA ligase ACSBG2, producing MRCKAEPVFTGTMLCESDAHMALAEPVPTAYFNSDPQGNCEVSLDDVLLNSSARTVEVHSIETVEDTKTEGCQIDTLGFKASSPPTSSVWTTRRDGEVRLRMDEQGIGSEAPKTVHELFQEAARKYGDYYALASKKGGQWIKLTYKMYYDECWKAAKSFLKLGLERFHGVCILGFNSAEWFIADIGTILAGGFAVGIYTTNSPEACRYVAENCSANVLVVENHKQLQKILEIQHKLPHLKAIIQYGEELKEKRPNLYSWSEFMDLGKDVPDTQLHEIIESQKPNQCCTLIYTSGTTGQPKGVMLSHDNLTWTALAAGRFMMLTDAKEKQELVVSYLPLSHIAAQMSDIWLAMTFGVQVFFAQPDALKGTLVDTLREVRPTAFLGVPRVWEKVEEKMKAIGAKSSALRRKVASWAKGVGLQTNLKRMNGYSEVPVNFRLARHLVYKKVRKAVGLDRCTRCYTGAAPITRETLEFFLSLNIPVFELYGMSESSGPHTVSLPHAFKLTSCGKEITGCRTLIHKPDGDGNGEICFSGRHIFMGYLNMEEKTKEAIDEDGWLHSGDLGKHDKDGFLYITGRIKELIITAGGENIPPVPIEDAVKNAVPIISNAMLVGDKAKFLAMLLTLKCNVDVETGEPGDDLTPEAIEYCQKLGSKATKVSEIISSKDKAVYAAIQKGISAVNEGAVSNAQKVQKWVLLEKDFSLFGGELGPTMKLKRLVVAQKYKDQIAQFYADADTPTTTENALRQ from the exons AACTGTTGAGGTCCACAGCATTGAGACAGTTGAAGATACTAAGACGGAGGGATGTCAGATAGACACACTTGGTTTCAAAG CCTCTTCACCTCCTACCTCCAGTGTGTGGACAACACGACGAGATGGAGAGGTCAGACTGAGGATGGATGAACAGGGCATAGGCAGTGAGGCACCAAAGACCGTTCATGAGCTATTCCAGGAAGCCGCTCGTAAATATGGTGATTATTATGCCCTTGCTTCCAAAAAGGGTGGCCAGTGGATAAAACTAACATATAAGATGTACTATGATGagtgctggaaagcagcaaaaagctttctgaag CTGGGACTAGAGCGTTTCCATGGAGTGTGCATCTTGGGATTTAATTCTGCGGAGTGGTTTATTGCTGACATTGGAACTATCCTTGCAGG TGGATTTGCTGTTGGTATCTACACTACAAACTCTCCCGAGGCCTGTCGTTATGTAGCAGAGAACTGTAGTGCTAACGTTCTGGTTGTGGAAAATCataaacagctgcagaaaatctTAGAa ATTCAGCATAAACTACCTCATCTGAAAGCTATTATCCAGTATGGGGAAGAGCTAAAAGAGAAGAGACCAAATCTGTACTCT TGGAGTGAGTTCATGGACCTTGGCAAAGATGTTCCAGATACTCAGCTCCATGAAATCATTGAGTCGCAGAAGCCTAACCAGTGCTGTACACTAATATATACCTCGGGGACAACTGGACAGCCAAAGGGAGTAATGCTCAGTCATGACAAC TTGACGTGGACGGCATTGGCGGCGGGGCGTTTCATGATGCTGACAGATgctaaagaaaagcaggaactGGTGGTCAGCTATCTGCCCCTCAGTCACATCGCTGCACAGATGTCAGATATTTGGTTGGCAATGACATTCGGTGTGCAAGTTTTCTTTGCTCAACCAGATGCATTAAAG GGCACCTTGGTGGACACCCTGCGGGAAGTGAGGCCAACTGCTTTTTTGGGAGTTCCTCGTGTCTGggaaaaagtggaagaaaaaatgaaagccatAGGCGCAAAATCGTCAGCGCTCAGAAGAAAAGTGGCATCGTGGGCCAAGGGAGTCGGGTTGCAGACAAACCTGAAGCGGATGAATGG GTATTCTGAAGTCCCGGTGAACTTCCGCTTAGCCAGGCACTTGGTGTACAAGAAAGTGCGAAAGGCCGTTGGGCTGGACCGGTGCACAAGGTGCTACACGGGGGCTGCTCCCATTACCAGAGAGACACTGGAATTCTTTTTAAGTCTGAACATTCCTGTGTTTGAGCTGTATGGCATGAGCGAGAGCTCTGGGCCTCACACAGTCTCTCTACCTCACGCCTTCAAGCTTACCAG CTGTGGAAAGGAGATCACAGGCTGCCGGACACTGATTCATAAGCCAGATGGAGATGGCAACGGGGAGATCTGCTTCTCGGGAAGGCACATCTTCATGGGCTATTtgaacatggaagaaaaaaccaaagaggCAATTGATGAAGATGGCTGGCTGCATTCGGGTGACCTTGGCAAGCATGATAAAGATGGATTCCTCTACATCACTGGCAGAATTAAAG AGCTCATCATCACTGCAGGAGGTGAGAACATTCCTCCCGTTCCAATCGAGGATGCTGTAAAAAATGCTGTTCCCATCATCAGCAACGCAATGTTGGTTGGAGACAAAGCAAAATTCCTTGCTATGCTTCTAACGCTAAAG TGCAATGTAGATGTAGAAACTGGCGAGCCAGGAGATGATCTCACTCCAGAAGCTATAGAATACTGTCAGAAACTGGGCAGCAAGGCTACAAAAGTCTCCGAAATCATCAGCAGCAAAGACAAGGCTGTCTACGCGGCTATCCAGAAGGGAATTTCGGCCGTCAACGAGGGAGCTGTCTCAAATGCCCAGAAGGTCCAGAAGTGGGTCCTTCTGGAGAAGGACTTCTCTCTCTTTGGTGGAGAGCTTG GCCCAACAATGAAGCTGAAGAGATTGGTGGTGGCACAGAAGTACAAAGACCAAATTGCTCAGTTTTACGCGGATGCGGATACACCGACCACAACAGAGAACGCTCTTCGGCAGTAG